In the genome of Dermacentor silvarum isolate Dsil-2018 chromosome 1, BIME_Dsil_1.4, whole genome shotgun sequence, one region contains:
- the LOC119462896 gene encoding syntaxin-17, whose protein sequence is MVDSNPRDGSCDGSTTEPCVKFPLRRVKLAVHRITKVAIPHHLDILSKQRSIIEKCQKLKQWDKLHDEQVKACLTVQQLKAVLYELETLSNQVDPNDLLQFERLVRPASKATLEQVRSFTEVCLPSGPAVDLFARPETSSLEVIPATIPRVDMPSPDSVSIEQQKIYIQHIPDNTAASKSWNSLKRDLHDLHDLVSSFSNLVYAQREKVETIEDNVTHADEQVAHGVTHLAHAAKLRRLLLPVTGALVGLTVGGPVGLVLGTKMALGCALGAGLLGYTGGKALQRRADQDKMPILQDMELHEISKRHSRDTEATLTSFAKPVIL, encoded by the exons ATGGTAGATTCGAATCCACGGGATGGCTCATGTGACGGAAGTACGACGGAACCTTGTGTCAAGTTTCCACTGCGGAGAGTAAAGCTTGCAGTCCACCGAATCACTAAAGTAGCGATTCCGCACCACCTCGACATTCTTTCCAAGCAGCGAAGTATCATCGAAAAG TGCCAGAAACTGAAACAGTGGGACAAACTACATGATGAACAAGTTAAAGCATGTCTTACTGTTCAGCAGCTTAAGGCTGTGCTGTATGAGCTGGAAACACTAAGTAACCAGGTAGACCCAAATGACCTGCTACAGTTTGAACGCTTGGTGCGACCAGCTTCAAAGGCAACACTTGAGCAGGTGCGCTCTTTTACAG AAGTATGCCTGCCTTCTGGGCCTGCGGTTGACCTTTTTGCAAGGCCTGAAACGTCCTCGCTTGAAGTCATACCTGCCACTATACCCAGAGTTGACATGCCCTCACCAGACAGTGTTTCAATAGAACAGCAGAAAATTTACATTCAGCATATTCCTGACAACACAGCTGCTTCTAAGTCATGGAATTCACTAAAGAGG GATTTACATGATCTTCATGACTTGGTGAGCAGCTTCAGCAACCTCGTTTAT GCCCAGCGAGAAAAAGTCGAGACCATAGAGGACAATGTGACGCATGCTGATGAGCAAGTAGCACATGGCGTAACACACCTGGCGCATGCAGCTAAACTGCGCAGGCTTCTGCTGCCAGTAACGGGAGCCTTAGTGGGCCTGACCGTGGGGGGTCCCGTTGGTTTGGTGTTGGGCACCAAAATGGCCCTGGGATGTGCACTTGGTGCTGGATTGCTAG GTTACACTGGCGGTAAAGCTCTTCAGCGCAGGGCAGATCAAGACAAAATGCCAATACTGCAAGACATGGAGTTGCACGAAATATCCAAACGGCATTCACGAGACACTGAAGCCACCTTGACCTCATTTGCCAAACCTGTTATTTTGTAA